Below is a window of Yimella sp. cx-51 DNA.
CGGTCGAACGGGCGGGTCTTTGCTACAGTTTCCGCTGCGCCTCACGGGGACACATTCCCCTGTAGCTCAATTGGCAGAGCAGCCGGCTGTTAACCGGCAGGTTGTTGGTTCGAGTCCAACCGGGGGAGCGCACATAAGGCCTCTGACCTGCGGAAACGTAGGAGTCAGAGGCCTTTGTCGTGAGTGCGAGCGGCTCATGGCCAGAGGTCGGCCACGATGGTGGCCACCTTTCCTGACCGGATGTCGCGCCAGCCTGTGCCTGCCCACAGATGCACGAATTGTGCGTCGCCGGCCTCGGCAGCCGCTCGCCGCAACGGCCCGGTGAGATGGTGAACGGCCGGGTAGGCAGCCGGAGCGCATGCTCCGAACCGATCGATGAACTTGTTGTGCAGTGACCGAGCCGGACGCCCGGTGAAGCTGCGCGTCACCGTCGTGGTGGTGAACGCCGGGTCTTGAAGAGCTCGGCGGTGGGTGGCGGAGGTGCCGGCCTCGTCCGCCAGTAGGAAAGTGGTGCCGAGTTGTACGGCCACGGCGTGCTCGAGCGCTGCAGTGATGGCGGCGTGGTCGGTCAACCCGCCCGCAGCGATGAGGGGCAGATCGACCGCCTGTGCGACAGCAGGGAGAAGCTCGGTCAGGGCGAGTGCGCCGGGTTCGGTCAGGGTGCTGTGAGTCCCACGATGGCCGCCCGCCTCCGGGCCTTGGACCACGAGTGCGTCGTAACCGACAGATCGCGCAGCTTCAGCCTCGTCCACGCTCGTGACGGTAGCGATGACGCAACTGCCGACGGTCTGCAGCGACCGGACGACGTCGGCGCCGGGCAGCCCGAAGGTGAACGACACCATCGGCACTGGATCTGATTGCAGGACAGCGATTTTCGCGTCCCAATCATCGGTGTCAGGGGAGTCTGCGGTTGGGAGTGCGAGGTCGGTCAGCCCGTATTCGGCGGCAGTGGCGGCAAGAGCCTGCCGGTAGTCGCCAATGGCCGAGTCGTCGACGGGGTCGTCGTTGGGAACGAAGAGATTGACCCCGAACGGCGCATCGGTGAGTGCGCGCGTCGATTTGATCTGGTCATGCATCTGACCGGCTGTGCGATACCCGGCGGCCAGAAATCCTGATCCGCCGATTGCAGCCACGGCAGCGACGAGCTCCGGGGTACTCGGACCGCCCGCCATCGGCGCAGCGATGATCGGCAGGGCCAGCGTGGGCAGGTTTGGCATGGCCACCATGGTGGCACCTCGGTGGTTGTCGTTCCGCGCAGGAGTGCAGGCAGCGCATGGCCGGACAGACGTTCTTGACGTAACGCTTACCCGACGTTCACCAAGGTGTTACTCGCGCAGCGGAGCGTACTTCTACCTTCGAACAGGGCCAGCTGCGCACCGCCGCCGGTGCCCCCGGTTGTTGCCATCAGACCGACCAACCTCAGATCTGCAGTTCACCTGTGTGGAAGGACCCCCGCTTTGACCCCCACCCCGGAACACCGCTCGCTGCTGCCGCTTGCTGCGCGCCCGCACAACGGCAGCCGCTCCCTCATGACCTGCCACTACCGCTGCGCAGACTCCTGCTTCCAGCCGGTGGCCAACACCACCGACAACGAATACTTCGGTGACATCGTCCGTGGCACGAAGCGCCGGACGCTGCTCAAGGCGATCGGCGCCAGCGCTGCAGCTGTTGGGGTCGGGATGGCGACGGCCGGACAGGCTGCTGCCGCCGGCTCGGGCCATGGTCTGGGCCGCCCCGTGTTCGAGTTCGAGGGCACCCCGCCGGTGCCGTTCGAGACCGACAAGGTCGTCACCCCCGAGGGCTTCACCTGGAAGCCGTTGGTCAAGTGGGGCGACCCGATCGTTGCCGGAGCGCCGAAGTTCGACTTCAACAATCAGAGCGCCGCTGCACAGGAGAAGCAGTTCGGTTACAACTGCGACTACGTCGGTCTGGTGCGCAACGGACGCTCCAGCCGTGGCTTGCTCGTGGTCAACAACGAGTACACCAACGAAGAGCTGATGTTCCGTGGCTACAGCGGGCCGAAGTCGCTCAGCACCGAGCAGGTCAAGATTGTCATGGCGGCGCACGGCCTCTCGGTCGTCGAGGTTTCGCGCAAGGGCGTGGAGTGGCAGGCACACATGGGCGCCCGCAAGAACCGCCGCATCACAGCCACCACGCCGTTTGCGCTGACCGGCCCCGCCGCCGGTTCCAAGCTCGTGCGTACCAAGACCGACCCCACTGGTCGCCGGGTGCTTGGCACCTTCGGCAACTGTTCCGGTGGCACCACTCCGTGGGGCACGGTGTTGTCGGGTGAGGAGAACTTCAACGGCTACTTCTCCTCGGCCGCGGACGCCCCCGGTCAGGAAGCCGCGTACAAGCGGTACGGAGTTTCCGGCAGCAAGGGCCGCGGTTGGGAGTCGGTCGACCCGCGCTTCGACACCACCAAGGAGCCGAACGAGGTCAACCGCTTCGGCTACATCATCGAGGTCGACCCGACCGACCCCACGTCCACTCCGCGCAAGCACACCGCGCTCGGACGACTGAAGCACGAAGGCGCGAACGTCTGCATCGCTGCAGACGGCCGGGTCGTCGCTTACACCGGCGACGACGAGCGCTTCGACTATCTCTACAAGTTCGTGTCGCGCCGTAAGTACAAGCCGGGCGACCGCCGACACAACATGACCTTGCTGGAGGAGGGCGACCTCTACGTCGCCAAGTTCACCGGTGACGGCCAGCAGGACGGCATCTGCGACGGCACCGGCACGTGGCTGCCGCTGGTGCAGGGTGGCAAGTCGAAGATCGCCGGCATGTCGGTCGAGGAGGTGCTGGTCTGGACGCGTCTGGCTGCCGACAAGGCCGGTGCGACCAAGATGGACCGTCCCGAGGACGTCGAGCCCAGCCCGGTCACGGGCAAGGTTTATGTTGCGCTGACCAACAACTCCAAGCGCACCGCCGACCAGGTCGACGAGGTCAACCCGCGGGCGAGCAACAAGCACGGCCAGGTCTTGGAGATCACCGAGCGCCGCGGGGATCAGACCGCCACCGAGTTCACTTGGAAGCTCGTGCTGATCTGTGGTGACCCGAGTGATCCGTCCACCTACTTCGACGGCTACGACAAGAGCGAGGTCAGCCCGATCTCGTGCCCGGACAACGTCGCCTTCGACTCCAAGGGCAACCTGTGGATCTCGACGGACGGCAACGCCCTGGGCAACGCGGACGCGTTCTTCATGATGCCGCTGGAGGGCAAGCACGCTGGCCATCTCCAGCAGTTCCACACCGTCCCTCACGGCGCGGAGTCGGCCGGCCCGCTGATCGTCGACGACAAGACGGTGTTCTGCGCAGTTCAGCACCCGGGTGAGGTCGACGGGGCGAGCCCGTCGGCGCCCGCGAGCCTGTTCCCGTACGACGGCACCGGTCAGCCGCGTCCGTCGGTGATCCAGGTGTTCCGTGACAAGGCGGGCAAGCCGGGCAAGCCGAGACGTCACTGAGGCCGACATTCGGCCCCGTTCACCGTCGTGGTGAGCGGGGCCGAACGCATGTGGTGCAGGGGCTAGCGAGTGTTCGCTGCGGCGGCCAGATGGGGCACCAGCCGTGCCCGCACGATCGGAAGCATCGAGTCGGCGAACAGCTTGGACACGTGCTTGTCGTCGCGATAGACCAGCACGTTCCCGATCACCGGGGGACAGTTCTCGGTGGGGCACGCCTTCGCGGGGTCGGTCGTGGTCGCATGGATCGACCAGGCGAGCGACGGGACGATGACGCACAGCAGGGCCATGCCGATGGCGAGCCGGCGTCGGTGAACAGCACCGCGGGTCGCCAGGACGACCAGGCCGATCAGCAATGGCCAGACCAGGTAGTACTGCTCTTCGACTGCGAGCGACCAGAAGTGCTGGACAGGTGAGGGCTCGGTGCCGGCGAAGTAGTCGACCGACTGGGACGCCAAGCGCCAGTTGATGACGTAGGTAGCCGAGGCCAGGATGTCGCCACAGATCTGACGCCAAGTCGACGCTGGCATGGCCCACCAGGTGAGCAACATCGATGCCCAGGACGATCGATGCCGCCGGGAGCAGACGCTTGGCTCGTCGGGCCCAGAAGTCGGCGAACGAGATTCGACCGGTGCGGTCGACTTCGCGCAGCGGCAGTCCGGTGATCAGGAACCCGGAGATCACGAAGAAAACGTCGACTCCGATGAACCCTCCGTGCAGCCCCGGCACACCAGCATGGGCGAGCAGGACGAACCACACGGCGATCGCACGAAGTCCTTCGATGTCCGCCCGGAACTTGGCGTGAGCCAGAGCGCTTGCCGTGGCGGCGGCTTCGGTCGGTCCTTCGTGATGCGACGTGTGCGCGGCCGCCGTTTTCGACGTGTCCTGCATGGATGACGCCTTCGATACGTCGGGTCAGGATGACGTAGATCACACCCGGCGCGCATCACGGCGCGCCCAAGCAGCCGGCTTTCGGCCGGCGCCGGTAGTCGGAAGAGCCCGCTGGTGCCGTGTTTTGTTCAGGCGTGGTCGGCGCGTTCGGCCAGTAGAGCCAGGCGGCGGAGAGTCTCCCTGTTGCGGGCGGCGATGCCCACCTGCCGTGCGGGCTTGGGCGTGTGCGCGAGCGGCCCGGAGACCGCGTCCTCCTCCATGCTGATCACGGTTCCACCGTCCGGAGTGGCGATGAGGCAGATGGCGACGATGGCGGTGCCGAACGGACGGGTCTTCGCCTCCAGCCGCAAGGACTTGCCCGGTTCGCAGTCCCGTACCGCGGTCTCGTCATCCAGCAGCAACGGCCAGCTGCCGACACTGTGATGCAATTTTGTTCCGGGTGAAGGGAATCCGGCCTCCACGGCGCGCATGCGCGAGGCTCCCACCACCCACGACGGATAGGCCCACCCGTCGGCGAGCACCGACCAGACGGCTTCCGGCGAAGCGGGCGTGGTGTGTTCGACCGAGATGGTGCGCATGGAGTCTCCTGTGGTTCAGCGTGGTTTAGCTGGGGGTTCAGAATCGGGGCAGCGTGGTGTCGATGGAGCGGCGCACACGGCGTTCGAGTGCGCCTCGAACTTTGCCGGCGAGAGCGCTGTCGGCCAACGCGGCGCGTGCCGCCATGTGGCCGGCCCCGCCGTGCACGCCGCCGCCGGGATGGATCGCGGCGCTGCCGAGGTAGAGCCCGGGCAAAAATGTGCGGGGTCCACCCAGTCCGGTGGCGGGTCGCCAGAACGCCTGCTGGAACAACTGCATGGTGCCTCCGCCGACTGCACCCTCACCCAGGTTGGCGTTCGAGTCCTCTAGTGATCGCGGTGTCTGGTCCCAGCGTTCGACCACCAGATCACGCCACCCCGGCGCGAACTCCTCGAGCATGCGCTCGCAGTTGCGGATCAAGTGTTCGGTGCCGTCGTCGTCGGTGACGCCGCGCGGGAGGTGGCTGTATACCCACATCGACTCTGTGCCGGCGGGGGAGCGCAGTGGATCGGTCGACGTCATCTGTCCGACCAGGGCGAACGGGTGCTCAGGGATACGTCCGGAGCCCAGATCGGCACTCCAGCGCACGAGGTCGCGATGACCACCGCCGACGTGGACCACCGAGGTTGACCGCCCGGCTTCCGCGGTCCACGGCATCGCACCCGACAGACCGAGGTTGATCTTGATGGTGGGCAGATCCCAGGTGAAGCGCTCCATCCGTGCCCGGAGTCCGGCCGGTACGTCCTCGAGCAACGTGCCGTACAGCATCGGTGCGCTGGTGTCGGCGATGACTACCGGTGCCTTGATGAACTCTCCGGACGCGAGGTCGACGCCCGAGGCGCGTGCGTGCTCGGCTCTGATCCGGACGACAGGCGTACCGGTTCTGATCTCGACGCCGGCTGCTTCAGCACGGGAACGCAGTGAGCGGGCCAGGGCGCCGGCGCCCCCAACCGGGGTCGGGAAACCGACGTCCTGGGCGAGCATCGTCATGATCCAGCCGTACACGCCACTGCCGGGCGCTTCAGGTGGGATGTCGGCGTGCATCGCGTTGCCGGACAGCAGATCTCGCGCCGCTCGACCACGGAATCGTTCGACGGACAGTTGCTCGACGGGTAGCAGCGCGAAGCGCACGAAGTCGAGCAGATTTGTCGCGCCGACGGCCTTCGCCAGTTTGGGTGCGTGGCGAACCGGCGGCCAGGACAGCAGGAGGGCGTCGAGCAGCGGATCCTTGAGCGAGGCGAAGCTGTCGACCAGTTCGAGCCATGCTGCTCCGTCACCCGGAGCGTCCGCGTCCAGACGGGCCGCCGTGTGGGTGGGATCGGCGTGCAGCAAGGCACCTGAGGTGTCGTCGGGCCGGCCGAGATGGGCGACGACCCGCTCGCTGCGCGCCCACTGCAGCCCGTGCTTGTCGAGGCCGAGCCCCTGGATGACGGGTGATGCCGCAGCCAGTGGGTGGAAGGCACTGAACTCGTCCACGACGAAGTCGCCGATCGTCCGGTCGGCAACAGCGCCGCCCACCTCCGGCCGGCTCTCGCACAGCAGAACCTGACGGCCGTGGTCGGCCAGTTCGATGGCGGCGACCAGGCCATGATGGCCACCGCCGACCACGACTGCGTCGTATGCATTCATGCGGAACGAACTCTCATCGGGTCGGCGGTGGACGGCCGCGAGTGCGACCGGTGATCCAGATGGTTCTCAGACGTGATCAGCCGTGCTCAGACCTTGCGGGTCTTTGCGGCAGCGTCCTTCTCGGTGGTCGTACCGGCGTCCTTGAGCTCTCCGGCGAACGACTCGAGGTGAGCGCGCACGAACCACTGGAACTTCTCGAGTTCGCCGGTATGTCCGATGATGAGGTCCTGCGTGACGAGGTCGAGGTCGTCGAGTTGCTCGATCGCCTTGCGGTTGGAGGTGATGACTCCGTCGTACACCTTGTCGAGGGCGCCCAAGTGTGCACCGACGGTGTCACGTTCGATGGCGTAGTCGTCCCACGTGCGGTCGCGCTCGATGTCGCTGACGCGGCCGCCGGGGGAGGCGCCCATTGCGGCAATGCGCTCGGCCACTTCGTCGGCGTACCCGCGTACCAGCTCCACCTGCGGGTCGATCATTTCGTGGACGCCGATGAAGTGCGGACCCACGACGTTCCAGTGCACATGCTTCAGGGTGAGGTGCAGGTCGTTGTAGGCCGACAGGCGCACCTGCAGGATCTTCACGATCTTGTCGGACTTCGCCTGGGTCAGGCCGGGCAGGGTGAAGGTCGACTTCTCAGCCACGGGGCGTCCTTTCGTTGATGGTCGCGCCGATGCGGCACGCCGTTTCATCAAATCACCTCTGTAGTGCGCATGGTGATAATCGTGAGTGGTCCCTTGGGGTGGGATCGCTCGCTGTCGCCCGCCTGCCCGCCTTCATTGCCGGGAAATGTGCGGCGCTGCTAGTCGTTGCGTTGGGCCTGCGGGTGGGGTTGGAGTGCGACGAGAATGCTCAGGACTTGTTCCGGGTCGTCCAGACGCTCGCCGAACAGGTCACGGATCTGGGTCATCCGGTAGCGGACAGTCTGCGGGTGAATGTGCAACTGCGTGGCGACCGCGTCCCGTCGGCCATGGTGCAACAGCCACGAACGAAGGGTCTCACCAAGGCGTTCGGCCGTGGCGGGCGGCAGATCTGCGAGTGGGGCAAGAGCGCGGATCCGCAAGTCCTGCAGCGCATCCGCGTCCGACCCGAGGACGATCTGCGCGAGGTGCTGTTCGGTGTCGAGTGGCACACGCGTCGTTGCGAGACCTAGTTCGTGGGCTCGCATCGCCCTGCGCCATGACCTGGCCACCTGCGTCCACGGGGTGGCCGGGCCGATGATCGCGGAGGCCTCGTGAAGTGTGGTGATCAATCGTCGTCGCGACGGGCCGTGCGCGTCCGGCACCAGGAGCGTGGCGAGCTCCGACTCGGCCGAATCGTCCGTGGTGCGAAGGCAGTTGGCGCCCAGTTGGGCTGTGGCGAAGGACGCGGAATCCACGGGCAGGGCCACCGCTGTCAGCGTGCGCGGCAGCGGCCACTCAGCCCGTTCTGCCAGGGCGACCAGCGCCTCTTCGTCTCGTCCGGCGAGCAGCTCGACCGCCAGTCGTTCCCTGCGGCGTTCACGGATGCGACCCTCGGAAGCCAGTTCGTCTGAGTGCCCGGCGACGCTGGCTGCGGAAAGTTCGTCGATGTAGGCGAAGACGAGTTCGGCGAAGCGGGCGATCTTGGCGGCGTCGATACCGATGGCGACGGCACTGGCCGATAACTCCCGCCAGGAGACGCGTGCTCCCACCCGGTATGCCGCCAGGAGTGCGTCCATCGACCGACCCGCGCGGGCCTCGCCCTGGCCGAGGGCGTACGCGCCGTCGAGCGCGGGGCGCATCGGGGTGGACGGATCGCTGCCTTGCGGTCCTCCGGCCAGCCGGAGGAAGCCCGCCAGGGCGACCTGCACGGCGCCTTCGATGCGCGGGCCGAGTTCGCCGGTCAGGGCATTCGTGTATCCGGGCACTTCGTCGGTGATTGCCTCGACGCAGCGCGCAGCCACGGCGGGGAGGTGCTCGGCCAGCCCGGCGACCGCGGTCTGCGGCAGGCGGGGCGCCGAATCTGTGGGCTGAGTCACGACCAAGGTCCATTCTTGTTCGCGTTGAACAATCTGAGCGAGGATGTTCACGTGCTGTGGTCAAGAGATTAGCGCTCGGAGTAAGCACACTGGTTTCATGCCAATCACCTCGGACGCAGCCACACCCTCGGTCTGGCGTTCGCGCGCGTTCAAGCTGGCCAAGGCGGTCACCACGCCGCTGCTGCCGGAGGACTACGTCGACCTGTTCGACCCGCTGCGCACCAGCACCGTGCTGCGCGGACGCGTCGAGTCGCTGCAAGCCGAGACCGACGATGCCCTGACCGTCACGATCCGTCCAGGTCGTCGCTGGCGGGGACACGTGCCCGGCCAGTACATGCGCATCGGCGTCGACACCGATGGCGTGCGTATGTGGCGCGCCTACTCCATCACCTCGGGGCCTCGAACCGACGGCTGCATCTCGATCACCGTCAAGGCGATCTCCGGCGGCGCGGTCAGCACCTACCTGGTGCAGCATCTGCGGGTCGGCCAGATCGTGCAGATGGAGCAAGCTGATGGCGCGTTCGTCCTGCCTGAGGTCTTGCCACAGAAGATCTTGCTGCTCACCGGCGGCAGCGGCATCACGCCGGTGATGGGCATCCTGCGGCACGCCGTCGACGAACTTGACGACGTGGTGTTGCTGCATTCGGCGCCGCGGCCGGAGGACGTCATCTTCGCCGAGGAGCTTCGCCTGCTTGCTGCCGAGGGCCGAATCAGCTTGCAGGAGCGGCACACCGACGTCCACGGCATGCTCGACACCGCCGAACTCGAAGCGCTCGTGCCCGACTGGCGCGAGCGGGAGACCTGGGCCTGCGGATCGGCAGGCATGCTGGAAATGCTTGAATCCCATTGGGCGACAACCGGTCACGAGCACATGCTGCACACCGAACGGTTCCGTCCCGCGCTGGTGGAGCCGGGGGAGGGTGGCACCGTCTACTTCACGCAACTTGATCGCGAACTCGAATGTGACGGCGCCCGGCCGATCCTCGACCAGGGCGAAGAAGCCGGCGTCCTCATGCCGTCCGGTTGCCGCATGGGCATCTGTTACGGGTGCGTGCTGCCCCTGCGCGAAGGAGCAGTGCGCGACCTGCGCACCGGTGAAGTGACCATGGCCAGCCCTGGCGACGGTGTGCTCGTCCAGACCTGCATCTCGGCTGCCGCCGGGCGCTGCGACATCGACCTCTAGACCAAGCCGAACAAGTCGTTCGCGCACAGACCTCTCGAACTGAACGAAATCGATCAGGAGACCAAGCACATGACTGCACTGCAGAAGAAGGAAACCAACCCGATCGCGCACCTCACGCGCTACGACATCGAGTGCCTGGGCAAAGAACTCGACGCAATCCGGGACGAGGTGATCAGCGAGCGCGGTTCGAGCGACGCCGCCTACATCCGCCGAGTCATCGATGTGCAGCGCAAACTCGAACTTAGTAGCCGTGCAGTGCTGCTCTTCGCGAAGTACAAGCCGGCGTTCGTGCTCGGCACGGTGGGCCTGACCGTCTCCAAGATCTTGGAGAACATGGAGATCGGGCACAACGTCATGCACGGCCAGTGGGACTGGATGCGCGACCCGAAG
It encodes the following:
- a CDS encoding nitronate monooxygenase yields the protein MPNLPTLALPIIAAPMAGGPSTPELVAAVAAIGGSGFLAAGYRTAGQMHDQIKSTRALTDAPFGVNLFVPNDDPVDDSAIGDYRQALAATAAEYGLTDLALPTADSPDTDDWDAKIAVLQSDPVPMVSFTFGLPGADVVRSLQTVGSCVIATVTSVDEAEAARSVGYDALVVQGPEAGGHRGTHSTLTEPGALALTELLPAVAQAVDLPLIAAGGLTDHAAITAALEHAVAVQLGTTFLLADEAGTSATHRRALQDPAFTTTTVTRSFTGRPARSLHNKFIDRFGACAPAAYPAVHHLTGPLRRAAAEAGDAQFVHLWAGTGWRDIRSGKVATIVADLWP
- a CDS encoding PhoX family phosphatase; this translates as MTPTPEHRSLLPLAARPHNGSRSLMTCHYRCADSCFQPVANTTDNEYFGDIVRGTKRRTLLKAIGASAAAVGVGMATAGQAAAAGSGHGLGRPVFEFEGTPPVPFETDKVVTPEGFTWKPLVKWGDPIVAGAPKFDFNNQSAAAQEKQFGYNCDYVGLVRNGRSSRGLLVVNNEYTNEELMFRGYSGPKSLSTEQVKIVMAAHGLSVVEVSRKGVEWQAHMGARKNRRITATTPFALTGPAAGSKLVRTKTDPTGRRVLGTFGNCSGGTTPWGTVLSGEENFNGYFSSAADAPGQEAAYKRYGVSGSKGRGWESVDPRFDTTKEPNEVNRFGYIIEVDPTDPTSTPRKHTALGRLKHEGANVCIAADGRVVAYTGDDERFDYLYKFVSRRKYKPGDRRHNMTLLEEGDLYVAKFTGDGQQDGICDGTGTWLPLVQGGKSKIAGMSVEEVLVWTRLAADKAGATKMDRPEDVEPSPVTGKVYVALTNNSKRTADQVDEVNPRASNKHGQVLEITERRGDQTATEFTWKLVLICGDPSDPSTYFDGYDKSEVSPISCPDNVAFDSKGNLWISTDGNALGNADAFFMMPLEGKHAGHLQQFHTVPHGAESAGPLIVDDKTVFCAVQHPGEVDGASPSAPASLFPYDGTGQPRPSVIQVFRDKAGKPGKPRRH
- a CDS encoding acyltransferase; the encoded protein is MPASTWRQICGDILASATYVINWRLASQSVDYFAGTEPSPVQHFWSLAVEEQYYLVWPLLIGLVVLATRGAVHRRRLAIGMALLCVIVPSLAWSIHATTTDPAKACPTENCPPVIGNVLVYRDDKHVSKLFADSMLPIVRARLVPHLAAAANTR
- a CDS encoding SRPBCC family protein → MRTISVEHTTPASPEAVWSVLADGWAYPSWVVGASRMRAVEAGFPSPGTKLHHSVGSWPLLLDDETAVRDCEPGKSLRLEAKTRPFGTAIVAICLIATPDGGTVISMEEDAVSGPLAHTPKPARQVGIAARNRETLRRLALLAERADHA
- a CDS encoding NAD(P)/FAD-dependent oxidoreductase translates to MNAYDAVVVGGGHHGLVAAIELADHGRQVLLCESRPEVGGAVADRTIGDFVVDEFSAFHPLAAASPVIQGLGLDKHGLQWARSERVVAHLGRPDDTSGALLHADPTHTAARLDADAPGDGAAWLELVDSFASLKDPLLDALLLSWPPVRHAPKLAKAVGATNLLDFVRFALLPVEQLSVERFRGRAARDLLSGNAMHADIPPEAPGSGVYGWIMTMLAQDVGFPTPVGGAGALARSLRSRAEAAGVEIRTGTPVVRIRAEHARASGVDLASGEFIKAPVVIADTSAPMLYGTLLEDVPAGLRARMERFTWDLPTIKINLGLSGAMPWTAEAGRSTSVVHVGGGHRDLVRWSADLGSGRIPEHPFALVGQMTSTDPLRSPAGTESMWVYSHLPRGVTDDDGTEHLIRNCERMLEEFAPGWRDLVVERWDQTPRSLEDSNANLGEGAVGGGTMQLFQQAFWRPATGLGGPRTFLPGLYLGSAAIHPGGGVHGGAGHMAARAALADSALAGKVRGALERRVRRSIDTTLPRF
- a CDS encoding Dps family protein, translating into MAEKSTFTLPGLTQAKSDKIVKILQVRLSAYNDLHLTLKHVHWNVVGPHFIGVHEMIDPQVELVRGYADEVAERIAAMGASPGGRVSDIERDRTWDDYAIERDTVGAHLGALDKVYDGVITSNRKAIEQLDDLDLVTQDLIIGHTGELEKFQWFVRAHLESFAGELKDAGTTTEKDAAAKTRKV
- a CDS encoding CdaR family transcriptional regulator, with the protein product MTQPTDSAPRLPQTAVAGLAEHLPAVAARCVEAITDEVPGYTNALTGELGPRIEGAVQVALAGFLRLAGGPQGSDPSTPMRPALDGAYALGQGEARAGRSMDALLAAYRVGARVSWRELSASAVAIGIDAAKIARFAELVFAYIDELSAASVAGHSDELASEGRIRERRRERLAVELLAGRDEEALVALAERAEWPLPRTLTAVALPVDSASFATAQLGANCLRTTDDSAESELATLLVPDAHGPSRRRLITTLHEASAIIGPATPWTQVARSWRRAMRAHELGLATTRVPLDTEQHLAQIVLGSDADALQDLRIRALAPLADLPPATAERLGETLRSWLLHHGRRDAVATQLHIHPQTVRYRMTQIRDLFGERLDDPEQVLSILVALQPHPQAQRND
- a CDS encoding ferredoxin reductase, whose translation is MPITSDAATPSVWRSRAFKLAKAVTTPLLPEDYVDLFDPLRTSTVLRGRVESLQAETDDALTVTIRPGRRWRGHVPGQYMRIGVDTDGVRMWRAYSITSGPRTDGCISITVKAISGGAVSTYLVQHLRVGQIVQMEQADGAFVLPEVLPQKILLLTGGSGITPVMGILRHAVDELDDVVLLHSAPRPEDVIFAEELRLLAAEGRISLQERHTDVHGMLDTAELEALVPDWRERETWACGSAGMLEMLESHWATTGHEHMLHTERFRPALVEPGEGGTVYFTQLDRELECDGARPILDQGEEAGVLMPSGCRMGICYGCVLPLREGAVRDLRTGEVTMASPGDGVLVQTCISAAAGRCDIDL